Sequence from the Amycolatopsis sp. NBC_00345 genome:
AGTGCTCGCTGATCGGCCGGATCCCGTCGATGAGCCGCTGCTCGAACCCGGGATCGGCGGGCCGTTCGGTCGGCCCCGCGGCAAGGGCGCTGGGCGGGGTCAGGCTCTGGGTGGACACGGAATCCTCACTTCTCTTCTGATGACGGGTCGTTCTTGGCGGAGAAGTCGCCCCGCCGCAGGAGGTCGTACAACCGTTTACCGGTGGACGACGGCGTGAAGAAGAACATCGCCTTCTCCCGTTTGCCGAGCAGTCCGTATCGGACGAAGTCACGGGCGGTGGCGAGCCAATGGCGGGGCCCCAGCCGGAGCAGCAGGCCCGAGTAGTCGCCGAAGGTCAGCGCCGGCCCGAACCAGTGGTTGATGGAGATCGAAGGCGTACGGGAGCGCACGTCGTGCCAGCATCCGCGGGGCATGAAGAGCACCTCGCCCGGCTCGATCTTTCCGGCGTACAGAACGGTTTCGCGCAACCGGGGAAACTTGTCCAGGTCGAGATTCGCCAGATCCACCCGGCTGTTGACCAGATTGTCCGGGAACGGGTAGGCCGCCCGGCTGTCCTCCCCCGGGATGAGCACCACGTGCTTGCTGCCCCAGATCTGGCAGAAGAAGTTGTCCTTGAGGTCGGAGTGCAGCATCGACCGGGTCCCGGCCGAGCCGATCCAGACCCGCGTGTCCGAGCCGGGTACCGCCGTGCCGAGCACGGTGGCGAAGTCGTAGTCGGTGTCCGGGAACAGTTCGTCCGCACGCGCGTAGGCGAGGTAGCACGGCGCGCTCTCCGTCGCGGCGAGCATCCGGGCCACGAACTCGGAGAACGTCATGGACTGCTCGTAGTAGTGCTGTTCCCGGGGGAAGAGGACCCCGCCCGGCGGGAGGTCCACCAGCGCGGTGACGACCTTCTCGCCCCTGGTACGGATCAGCGTCTCCGGATCCCAGGCGGAGCGGGCCTTCCACTGCTCGGTCAGGCCGGTGAACACCATCGGGCCCCGGCGGGCGGCGACCACCTGCCGGACCTGCTCCACGGTGGGGTTGTCCAGGCGCGGGACCGCACGGACGTCGAGGCCGGCGGCCCGGAGGGACACTTCGAGCGGATCCCCTTGCCCGGCCGCCGGTCCGGCGAGCACGGGCTCGGCCGGCGCGGCGGCCGGAGCCGGGCGGTCACCCATGGCGCGCCTGCTTGCCGCCGGCCTGCGGCGAACGGGGCACCGCCCCGACGCAGACCAGGCGCGGCCGGCCCTTCAGCACCCATCCGGCGTCGGTCTCGGTCACGACGAGTGCGGCGTCGGGCTGGTACCACCGGCACCGGTGCGGCCAGAACTCGGTCGCGCCGGCCGTGACCAGGCCGAGGGTCTCCAGGATGTACGCGAGGGCGATGACACCGGACCCGCAGGCCAGGGTCTCCTTGTCGATCGCGCGCTCGTAGGTCCGGTATTCGACCAGGCCGGCCTTGTCCCGGATGACGGCGAAGTTCAGGTGCACGCCCTGGGGGAAACGGTCCGAGTAGTTCGCGTTGACGTACTTGCCGAAGTAGTCGACGAGGTCGGCGGAGTCCTGCCGGGCCGCGCTGAGGGGCCGGCCCACGCTGTCGTTCTCGCCGTCGGAGGTGAGGAACAGGCGGTCCTCCAGCACCTCGGGCAGGCCGTGCGCGCTGACCAGGGCCAGATGGGGTTCTCCGGTGAAGACGAGCGAGCCCGACAGCGTGATCGTCGAGGGAAGCCCCTTCGCCCAGGGGGCATCCGCGGGCAGCGGGACGACGAGGTCGTCCACGCTGTCGATGAGCGACGCGGTCACCGGGCCCTCCCGGTTGAACAGCTCGGCCGGCACCGCGCGGGGTGAGCCCACGTTGATCCACGTGGTACCCGCCGCGTCGTCGTCGACCCCCATCCGGACCAGCTGGGGATCGCCGGTGGGCAGCTCGGTGAGGACACACCAGCGGCTGCCGCCGTACGTCCGGTGCAGGAGCGCGGCCGTGCTCAGCAATCCGTTGCCGCAGGAGAGGGTCTCCGATCCGTCCTGTTCGAAGATCCGGAAGACGAAGTCCACCTCCGGCAAGTCCGACTTCCCGGCGGTCTGGGCGCGCAGGACTCGTTGCTCCGCCGCGTCCTTCCCCGGAGCTTGGCGCAGGTACAACACGTTGTCGGTGCCGCCGACACCGAACGCGCCGTCGAGGACCCAGCGGGCGAACGCCGCCCGCTCCTCGTCGCTGTCGAGCGGCGTCACGGTTTCGTCAACGATGATGAAGTTGTTCCCGAACGAGGTGTACTTGGAAAACCGTACGGAGAAGGCGGTGCCGGCGGCATCGGCCAGTAACGAGGAGGTCAGTTCCGGGGCGTTTTCCCCCATGGTGCGCGACATGCTTCACGCCCTCTCTGAAGTCGTCAATGCGGTTTCGCGATCGAGCGGGCCCACCTGGACGGGGTACCCCTCGTCGCCTTGGAGCAGTGATTTCGCCCAGGCCGAAACCGGGGTGCTCGCGTCCGGCAGCACCGAGCCGAAGAAGTCCTCACAATGCCGGGCCCGCAGATCGCGGCCGGTGCCGTTGTACTCGCTGCGCCGGTGCATCATCCGGAAGTTGTCGAGGACGCCGGCCCGGCCCGCTTTCCAGCCGAGCCGGATCTCACGGTCGATCGCCATCTGCTGCACGGTTTCCGCGAGCTCCGGCGGCACCGGCGCCCCGTTTCCGAGCGACAGCCCGTAGAACGGTGGCTCGGTGATGGCCTGGAGCATCGTGTTGCTGAAGCTGTCTTCGCCGGCGGGAGTGCGGGTGACGATCGGCGTCGAATAGCTGACATGCAGATCACCGTTACGCAGGAACTGGTGGGAGACAGCCGGAATCCCCCGCAGGACGGCGTCCAGTTCGGCCTTCCCCTGCGGCCCGACGCCCGCCTGCCAGAGTTCACGCGACCACTGCCGGTCGAATCGCAGCACGTTGGCGCGGCAGAATTCCTGCCAGTCCGCGCCGAGGTCGCCGAGCAGCCGCACGCCGTCGACGATCCGGGTCGGCGCGCCACCGTCGCTTCCCGCGAAGACGCAGAGGAACCAGATGGCGTCCGGCCGGTAGGGGTTGTAGGCGTCTTCGGCGTGAAAGCCGAGCGCCTCACCGCCGGCCGGATAGTGGACGGTGCGTGTGCCCGCGCACGTGCCGAACCGGCTCGTCAAGGCCTCGAATTCGGCGACCGTGGCGTCGAACCCGTCGAACACCAGCCAGCCGTGCCGGCGGACGAGCGAGACTATTTCGCGCGGGTCACAATCATTAATTGATTCCCCGGGGCCGGCGACAATTTCACAGCCGGCTTGATCGGAGTTTATCTTCATAGCAATCCCCTGGTTGGCCACATAACGAGTGAACCTCAACAGTCGGAGTGCACCCAAGACATTTCCTGAGCGTACTCCCTCCGGTCGCCGCCGCAAGTCGAGGCCCAGCCGCATAAATGATCTTCATCCACCGAGCGGGGAAATCCAGAGATCAAACCTCCGGAATCCACGCTAAACCCATTTTCCCGAGCTATTTCCGACGCGGTGCTTTTCGTTTCCGTGCTAGCCTGGGCTACATCCGGCCACAATTTTGCTCCTTCAGGGCATCAGCGCCGACATAATCTCCGATTACAGGTGGTAGTACATTGTGCTCACACGTCGACTTCAAACGCTGAGCCAGGACCGGGACGACGATCTTCAGGGACCGTCCTGGCTGGGCGAGGTCGTGCACCAGTTCCGGGAAAACCTCGCCGACTCCGAATACCCCTGCAACTTCGGGCGCACCGCGCTGAAACGCGGCGACATGCACCTGACCTGGGTCGACCGGGACGACCCCAGCAGCCTGCCGGACGATATGCGGGCCTTCGTCGAGACCGCGACCGCCACGCCGGGAACGCGTCAGCCGCTGGCCGTGTTCGTCGAGCCCGGGCCCGTCACCGAGTCCGGCCACGAGGACCGTTTCTGGTCGATGATGCGGTACCTCCTGGACCACGACAGCCGGCCGTGGCCCGAGGGCGCCCCCCAGGATCCGGCCGATCCCGCCTGGGAGTTCTGCTTCCACGGCGAATCGATCTTCGTCTTCGCGCTGTCCCCGGACAACCGGTTGCGCCGGTCCCGGAACCTCTGCGACAGCCTGGTCCTGATCTTCCAGCTGAGAAGCGTGTTCACCGGGATCGAGGTGGGCACCCAGGCCGGCGACGTCGCCCGGCAGCGGATCCGGACCCGGCTGGAGCAGTGGGACGGCATCGGCCGCCACCCCAGCATGGGTGCGCACGACGTGTCCTCCGACGAGGAGTGGCGTCAGTACTTCTTCACCGACGCCGACGAATCCCCGGCCCAATGCCCATTGGCCGGCACCGCGTCCACCACCGGAGGCCACTCATGACCACGACGACCGCCGGGCACCCCGGCCAGCTCGCCGAGGCACTGCCCGCGAGCGAGATCGTGAACTCCCACACGGAATGGGACCCGCTGGAAGAGGTACTGGTCGGACGGATGGTCGGCGGGGTCTTCCCCACCTGGCAGCCGTCGATGCGCGCGGTCCTGCCTGACGGCGCTCCCGCGCTGTTCCGGGAACGCGGCGGCTCGCCGTTCCCGACTGGTGAGCTCGAAGCCGCGGAACACGAGCTGGAGACCTTCGCCGCCGTGCTGGAAGCGGAGGGCGTGCACGTCGTGCGCCCCGAGCCGATGAACCACTCGATGGAATTCTCCACCCCGGACTGGCGCACCTCCGGCGGCCTCTACGCCGCCATGCCCCGCGACCTGCTGATGGTGATCGGCCGGACCATCATCGAAGCACCGATGTCCTGGCGATGCCGCTATCACGAGATCGACGCCTACCGGAACCTGATCAAGTCGTACTTCCACCGTGGCGCCGGGTGGCTGCAGGCCCCCCGCCCCCAGCTGACCGAGGACACGTACTCCGCCGAATACCGGGTCGAGGACGACCGGGGTTACGCGATCACCGAGTTCGAACCGGTCTTCGACGCCGCGGACTTCTCCCGGTTCGGGCGCGACATCATCGCGCAGAAGAGCCACGTCACCAACGAGTTCGGCATCCGCTGGCTCCAGCGCGCCATCGGCGACGACTACCGGATCCACTGCATCGAGGTGAACGACCCCCACGCGATGCACATCGACGCCACCATCGCCCCCCTCGCGCCGGGGAAGCTCCTGGTGCACCCGGACCGCTACGTGCCCAACGAGCTCTTCCGCGACTGGGAGATCATCCCGGCGCCGAAGCCCACGCTGCCCTCGGACTGGCCGATGTACTTCTGCAGCCCCTGGGTGAGCATGAACGTCCTGTCCCTCGACCCGCACACGGTGGTCGTGGAGAGCCACGAGCACGCCCTCATCGACCTGCTCGGCGAATCGGGATTCCGCGTCATCCCGCTGGACTTCCGCCACGTGTACAGCTTCGGCGGGTCCTTCCACTGCGTGACGGTGGACCTCCGTCGCCGCGGCGCCCTCGCCCGGTACCTGAGCTAGGCCGGAAGACGGGATGCCCGAGATGAAGACCGTGCAGATCGACGGCGCGCGTGCGTGCTCGCTGATCGACCGGCCACTGCCGTCGATCGATCGTGACTACGCGTTGCTGAAGGTGCTCGTTGCCCCGATGTGCAACGAGTACCTGGCGTACCAGGACGGGATCTACCTGGAACGGAACCGCCCCGACGCCCTCGGCCACGAAATGGCGGGCGAAGTCGCCGAGGCCCCGCCGGGCTCCCGGGTGCGCGCGGGCGACCGGGTCGTCGCGCTTTGCGGCTACCCGTGCGGCCGCTGCGTGCCCTGCCTCGCGGGCTACTACGCGCACTGTGCCGGCACGGACGATCCTCGCGCGGTCTGCGGGAGCGAGTCGGGTGAGTGCGGGTTCGCCCAGTACGCGGTCAAACCGGACTGGATGCTGATCCCGATCCCGGACGACGTCTCCTACGAGCACGCGAGCATGGCCTGCTGTGGCCTGGGGCCGACGTTCGGGGCGATGGAGCGGATGGACGTCACCGCCGGCCGCACGATCCTGATCACGGGGCTGGGCGCCGTGGGGCTGGGCGGGGTCATCAACGCCAAGTTCCGCGGCGCGACGGTGATCGGGGTCGCGCGCAGCCCCTTCCGGGCCGCGCTGGCCCGCAAGCTCGGCTGCGATTTCGTGCTGGATCCGTCGGCGGGCGACGTCCGTGCGCGGATCGCCGAGATCACCGGCGGCCAGGGCGCCGACGGGGCGATCGAGTGTTCCGGGCAGGCGGCCTACCAGCGGCTGGCGCTCGACTCGGCCGGCCGGCTGGGGACCGTGACGTTCCTCGCCGAGAGCGGCGAGATCCCCGTCCACGTCGACGAGCACCTGGTCCAGAAAGGGGTCCGGGTCCAAGGCAGCCTGGACATCAACCTGCGTGACGCCCCGCGGCTGATGGAGATGATCCCGAAGGTGCGCGGGCAGCTCGACGACTTCATCACCCACCGCTTCCCGCTCAGCCGCATCGCGGACGCCTTCGAGCTACAGCTGGCCAGAGAGTGCGGGAAGGTCGTCCTCTACCCGTGGGAGGACGCACCGCCGAGGGAGCCGCACCGGCCATGAAACTGGGCGCACACCTGCTCGACCTCGCGGCGAACTCGTCCGCGCTCGTCCGGGACACGCTGAAGGCGCACGGCGACCGCCCGCTGTCCGAATACCTCGGTTCGCTGGTGGGTGACGCGTCCACCACGATCCGGCCGCCCGAGGACTTCCTGTCCTCGGTCCGGCAGCGGGCCTCCGCGCTGTACGACCCGGAGACCGCGCAGGCGGCCGTGGCCGAGCTGCGCGCGAATCCGATCGTGCCCACCTCCAACCACTTCGGCGTGGACACGTTCGCCGATTCGATCCACGGGACCCTGCTGTTCGCGCTTCGGCCCCGTGCCGTCGAAGCGCCACCGCGCACCGTCGTGGTGCTGGGGTTCAGCTCGATCAGCCTGAACAACCTGACCTATCCGATGGGGCTCCTGCTCTACGACCCGAAACGGGGCGACCTCGCGACCTTCCCGCAGCGTCTCCCGATCATGCCCAACCGCCTCAAGCACTGCGCGGTCGCCGCGGCGCCGCGCCTCGAAGCGGGCATGGTGGACCGGGCGCGGACGACGTTGCGGCGCATGGCCGCGTCCGGTGACATCACCCCGTTCGGCGAGCGCTCGGCCGACCAGGTGCTGCAGGAGGACTTCGCCGCTCCCGAGATCCTGTCGCTCCCCAGCCACGCCCACCAGGCGACCCGGATCAACACCCGGCTCTGGCGCAAGCTGTTCCGGGACGGGACTTCGGCGCCCCGGCTCGTGCAGCTGCCGGTCGAACCGATCTGCGCGGACCTCCTGTGCCGTGATCTGGGGAACCCGGAGAGCTTGGCGCACACGCTGCTGTTCACGGCCAGGACCCGCGACGCGCTGCTCACCGCGCTGGACGGCGCCCGCGGCTGCTGGAGTCTCGACCAGCCCGGTCAGCCGTCGGCGAACCCGGCCGGAACCACGTTCTTCTGGGCGCTGACCGACAGCGGCCGGCGGGTGGCCCTGACGTTGCGCGGCCCGCCGTCCGCCTTGCGACTCAGCGGCACGGATCCGCACGGCACCGAGCTGAGCTGGGAGTTCACTCCGGAAGGGGTGACGGAGGGACTGCGTGAGGGGCGCCTGTTCCCGTCCTTGTTCAGCTGTTTCCTGACCCTCGCGTTCGCCCGCGGGCTGCGTTGTGTGGGCGGCTACTACCAGGCCGAATACCTGCCCGTGATGCAGCAGGGGGTGATCGAGGCGCTCAGTGCCGGCGGCGCGCCCAGGCCGATGTCGGAGCTGGTCGCCCGGACGCCGACGAACATCTGCCTGGCGGGCCTGCAGGCCTCCGGCCGCGTATTGGCCGACGGCCGCGTGATCCCGGCCGGCCCGGTGGAGATCGCCGGGGCCGGCGGGTTCACCGAGGCGGACATCGCCGCCATGCAAACGGTCACCGTCCGCGACGCCTACCTGCTGGCCTTCCCCGAACTGTTCCACCACCTCGTGCCCGGCGCGGTGCTGCCACCGGGCTGGGGCTCGCTCCTGGCCGCCGAAAACGGCGGCCGGAGCCAATGCGGCGTGCGGTTGGAAGGACGGTAGGCACGGGAGGCGGCTGACTAGCCATTTCCAGTGCCGGTGGCCGCGGTAGTAACTGTTACCGGGGGATGCCGTAGCCGCAGCGGCGGCAGAGCCAGAGCTTGCAGAAACCACACTGCCGGGCCAACGAATCCGGCAGGCGCGAGTCGCCACGGTACTCCGGCCAGCAACGGCAGTATCGAAAGCTCCGGAATGGCCGTCGAGCAGTCGGCACACGTCAGGCCCGTCGTGCCCGACCCACCGCCGTTTGCGCACCTCGGGGTCGTGGGCTCCCCGCACACGACGCACGGTGGCAGTCAGCATCGTTCAGAGTTGCAGAATACACTCTTGACAGTTGCACAACCCAACTCTAGATTCGCCGACATGGCAACGGAAGCCGATCCGCTCGAGGAGATCCACCGCGCGATCGTCCTGTTTTCGCGGGCCTCCCGGACGCGGGCCAACGACATGTACGAAGGCCTCTCGTTCGTCGGTTACACCTTGTTGTCCTATGTGGACGTAACCCCGTGCCCGCACGCCTCCGACCTCGCGGAGGAGTACGGCCTGGACCGGTCCACCGTGAGCAGGCAGCTGTCCGAGCTGGAGGAGAGCGGGCTCCTGCTGCGCTCCCCCGATCCCCACCACTCCCGCAAGCAACGGCTGGAACTGACCACCCTGGGCCGGAAGTCGCTGGCCGCGGCCAAATCCGGCCAGCGGAAGCGGCTGGAGGAGCGGCTCGGCGACTGGCCACGCGAGGACGTCGTCACGTTCGGGCGGCTGTTCCACCGGTTCGTCTTCGACCACGACTGACACCCCGGCCTGGCCGGATCGCGTGTCAGGGAGGAGCTTCCATGACCGCCGGCATCCCGCTGTTCGGCGACGAGGACCGTCGCATCGACGCGGCGCTCGACGTCGAGAACCACAACCGCACCAGCGTCTACAACGTCCCCGGCTACCGCCCGGTGCGCACCGAGCTGACCCACGCCCCGGTCCGCGTCACCGGCACCCTGCCCGCCGACCTGGAAGGCGTGTACCTGCGCAACGGCACCAACGGGTACTTCGACCCCACCCACCTGCGGCTGCACGCGTTCAACGGCGCCGGCATGATCCACCAGGTCCAGATCACCGAAGGATCCGCCACCTACTCGAACTTCTACGTGCGGACCCCGCGGTTCGACGTCGAACGGGAAGCCGGCCGCGAGGTGTTCCCCGGCTTCGCCGACATCGCCGGTGGCGGCCGGGCGGCCCTCGACAAGTTCCGGCTCCTCGAAGAGAAGGTGCGCGCGGGCCTGATCCCCGCGTTCTCCCCCTACGAGCTGACCCCCGGGTCGACGTCCGTGCGCTACCACAGCGGGCACGTCTACTGCCTGCAGGAATCGGGTTACGCCTTCGTGCTCGACACCCGCACCGAGGACGGGCGGCTGGTGATGGACGGGCGGGGCCGCCTGGAGACCTGGGAAGGCGAGTGGGAGGGGCCGTTCTCGGCGCACCCGCGCTTCGACCCGGTCACCGACGACATGTACAACCTCTCCCTCGACCAGTCCGGCCGCATCCTGGCCGGGCACATCACCCAGGGCCTGCGGCACTCGCAGGCGGTGGTGCACCAGCCGGACGAGGCCGGGCGGATGGGCTGGCTGCACGACTTCTTCCTCACCGAGCGCTACCTGGTCTTCGCCGACATCTCCCTGCGCAACGATCCGGCCGGCCTGCTCGGGCCGGAGGGCAGCGTGTTCCATTTCGACCCCGAGTACACGCTGCGCTGGGGCGTGTTGCCTCGCGACTTCCACGACGGCGACACGGTGCAATGGTTCACGACGGGGCAGGCGAGCGCGGTCTGGCACGTGATCAACGCGTGGGAACGCACCGGCGCGGACGGCTCGCCCGAGATCGTGCTGTTCGCGCCGTGCTTCGGCTCGTACCCGTCAACCGTCCCGATCCACACTCCCGAAGAGCCGCCGGCGCAGGTGAAAACCTGGGTGCTCGACGTCCGGCGCGGCACGGTCACCGACGAGCGGGTGCTGATCGACCACGGTTACGAGCGCCCCAGCCTGAATCTCGGCACGGTCGGCTCACCGAGCCGGTACTGCTACCTGCTCGACGAGCACGGTGACGGCTACATGGGCAAGGGCGTCCTCAAGTACGACCTGATCGACGAGCGGGAGATCGCTTACCTCGACTACGGCAACATGTACGGCGGTGAGGCGTTGTTCGTGCCGAAGGCGGACCCGCGCAGCGAGGACGACGGCTATCTGCTCGACCTGCTGATGGCCGACGACCGGGCGGACCTCATCGTCATCGACGCGGTGGAGATGGTGGAAGTGGCTCGCCTGCACCTGCCGCAGCGGGTGCCGTTCGGCGTCCACGCCACCTGGCTGAACCGTGACGATCTTGCCGACATCGAAGCCTCCTTCACCCGCGGATAGTACGGTTGCGTTTCTCCCGGGCCCGCGCTAAAGTTATGGTACGAAACCGTTTCGTACCATAAGGAGGCCCAATGCCAGCCGATGGTGCTGACGTTTCGCCGGTCCGCCGCCCCCGGATGACCCCGGACCGGCGGCTGGAACTGCTGGACATCGTCTTGGACGTACTCGGCGAGGTCGGCTACGAGGCCCTGTCGATGGATGTGGTCGCGTCCCGGGCCAAGTGCAGCAAGGCCACGCTTTACCGGCTCTGGCCGGGAAAACCGCAGCTGGTCGCGGCCGCGCTCTATGAGACACGGCCGCTCAAGGTCGAGGAGATCGATACCGGCACGCTTCGCGGCGACCTGATGACCATGGTCGGGCTGCTGGGTTCCCTCGAGGACAGAGCGACGGCGCTGTTCGCCGCGCTGGGGCACGCCGTGCTCGTCGATGAAGACCTCGGCACCGTGGTGCGCGAGTCGATGCTGGACCCCTGGAGTGCCGAGCTGATCGAGGTCGTCGACCGGGCGGTCAAGCGGGGCGAGCTGACCGCACGGCCGGGCGCCGCGGACTTCCTGCCGCAACTGCTGCTCAACGCGGTGGTGACCCGCCAGATGTTCGAGGGCGGGCGCGCCGGCTCCGACTACCACACCAGATGCATCGACGACGTGATCCTGCCCGCGCTCCGGCATTCCTGACCGCTCCAGGCCCACCATTCGCTTTTGGCCGCACAAGCCATGAGCCGCTGTCTCCTGCCCGGAAACCGGCTCGTCGCTTATGGACAGTCGCATCAACGAGGAGGCAGTGCCTTGCCCGAACCACAGCCGACGAGCCCGCGCATCACCCCGCTGGAACCCGCCCAGCGCACGGCGGAACAACGTGAACTGCTCGCCCCGATCCCGGGAGACGAGGCCCCGAACCTGTTCAGCACCGTGGTGCGGCACCCGGAGCTGTACAAAAGCTGGTTCCCCTTCTGTATGCAATTGCTGGCGCACTCGGTGTTCCCGCCCCGGGAACGGGAGCTGCTGATCATCAGAACCGCGTCGTTGTGCGGCAGCGCCTACGAACTCGAACACCACCTCGCCCTCGGCGCCCAGGCCGGGCTGACCGACCGCGACCTCGACGCGCTCACCGGCGACGCCGAACCGGCCTGGACACCACGCGACCGGCTGCTGGTCGCCGCGGCCGACGAACTGCACGCCGGCCACACCATCACCGAGGCCACCTGGAGTGCCCTCGCCGAATTGCTGACCACCGAACAGCTCGTCGAACTGCCGATGCTGGCCGGGCACTACATCCTGCTCGCCGGGACCCTCCGCTCACTCGGGGTGCCGTTGGACAGCGTGTGGCCGGAACCGAAACCCACCCACTGAAACCTCAACCGGAGGAGGGCGTCATCGTGCGCCTCGGAGTCATAGCCGACCGGCTGGTCCTGATCGACGGTGAGACCGCCGTCGACCTCGAACAGGCCGGCAACGGTCGTTTCCCCGCCGAGCCGGCCCAGCTGTTCGACGACTGGGGCGCGCTGGCCGGATGGGCCGCCACCGTGGAGCCCGACGGTCCGCGGCTGTCACTGGACCAGCTGCAGAACCCCGTCCCGGCGCCGCGTCAGGTGTTCGGCGTCGGCGCCAACTACCGTGACCACCTGGCCGAGGCGTCCGGCCGCACCGTCGAGGATCTCGAGCAGTTCCTGCCGGAAGACCCGCTGATCTTCACCAAGTTCCGCAGTTGCCTCGCCGGCCCCGCCGACGTCATCCCGTTGCCCAGCCGCAATGTCGACTGGGAGGTCGAGCTGGTCGTCGTGATGGGCCGCCACGCCGAGCGAGTGTCCGAAAAGGACGCTTGGCGGCACGTCGCGGGCCTCACCGTGGGGCAGGACATCTCCGAACGCGTCCTGCAGATGGCCGGCCCCGCCCCGCAGTTCTCGATGGGGAAGTCCTTCCCCGCGTTCGGCCCGATGGGCCCCGTGCTCGTCACCCCTGACGAGCTGCACGACCCGGACGATCTGGAGCTCGGCTGCACCCTCAACGGACGGGTCATGCAGAAGGGCCGCACCTCCGGCCTGATCTTCTCCGTCGCCGAACTGATCGCCCGCATCTCCGCGGTGTGCCCGATGCTGCCCGGCGACGTGATCTTCACCGGCACCCCGGCGGGCGTCGGCGCCTTCCGCAAACCGCCGGTCTTCCTCAAGCCCGGCGACACGCTGACCAGCTGGGTCAAAGGTATCGGCGAGCTGCGCAATCCCGTGGTCGCAGGCCACGGCTACCCCGAAACCGGCGAAGGAGCCACCTCATGACCACCACGGCACCACAGCAGTTCGATGTCGGCGGAGTCCTTCTCCCCCGCCCGTTCAAGATCCGGCGGTTCGGCCACTTCGGCTTCAACCTGGACCGGCTCGACGACGCCGTCACCTTCTACGTGGACCTGCTCGGATTCCGGGTGACCGACGAAATGAGCATCCTCGACGAGGTGCCGCCGGAAGCGCGTGAGGCGGTGGCGAAGGTCGTCACCGACCCGCGGATGATCTTCACCAGCAACTCCGCCG
This genomic interval carries:
- a CDS encoding carboxymuconolactone decarboxylase family protein encodes the protein MPEPQPTSPRITPLEPAQRTAEQRELLAPIPGDEAPNLFSTVVRHPELYKSWFPFCMQLLAHSVFPPRERELLIIRTASLCGSAYELEHHLALGAQAGLTDRDLDALTGDAEPAWTPRDRLLVAAADELHAGHTITEATWSALAELLTTEQLVELPMLAGHYILLAGTLRSLGVPLDSVWPEPKPTH
- a CDS encoding fumarylacetoacetate hydrolase family protein: MRLGVIADRLVLIDGETAVDLEQAGNGRFPAEPAQLFDDWGALAGWAATVEPDGPRLSLDQLQNPVPAPRQVFGVGANYRDHLAEASGRTVEDLEQFLPEDPLIFTKFRSCLAGPADVIPLPSRNVDWEVELVVVMGRHAERVSEKDAWRHVAGLTVGQDISERVLQMAGPAPQFSMGKSFPAFGPMGPVLVTPDELHDPDDLELGCTLNGRVMQKGRTSGLIFSVAELIARISAVCPMLPGDVIFTGTPAGVGAFRKPPVFLKPGDTLTSWVKGIGELRNPVVAGHGYPETGEGATS